A region of the Amycolatopsis sp. cg13 genome:
GCAGGACGCTGAGCAGGCGGCGGAGCTCGTCCAGCGCCTCGGTGGTCGTGCCGGTGATCGTGTCGAGCGCGCCGCGCGCGGTGTCCGGCGCGGACTCGAAGACGTACCGCGCGAGGTTGGCCTGCACGGAGATCACCGACAGATGGTGCGAGACGACGTCGTGCAGCTCGCGGGCGATGCGCAGCCGTTCTTCCACGACCGCCAGCTCGGCGCGGTCGGCACGTTCCGCGGTCGCGTGCAGGGCGAGCCCGCGGAGGTAGACCGAGTGTCCAATGAGGACAGTCGCGGACGCCTGCAAGACGGCGATCACGGTGTCGCCGATCGGGTTCGCGCTGTCGCTGACGAGCAGCGTCACCTCGAAACCGGCCATCGCGAACAGCGACGGCGGCCAGGCTTGCCGCACCGGATAGCGCGCCCAGACTGTGTAGGCGGCGATCAGCACGTCGGGACGGCCGAGCGTCGCGCGATACCCGGCCAGCGCGAACGCGCCGACGAGCACGGTGACCGCGATCAGCACGCCGATCGGGTAGCGGCGCCGGACCGCCAGCGGCGCCGCGCCCGCCACCGCGAGCAGCAATCCGGGCAGCCCCGGACGGTCGCCGAGGGAGCCGTGGTGGACCGCCGCCCCGGCGAAAAGGAATAGTCCGACCGCAGCCGCCAGCAGCGAATCCGCGAGGAGCGGCCGCGCCCGCCAGATCCGCATCACGCGCCCGAAACTACCTTCCTGACCGGCGGTTTCCCAATTTCCTACCGCGATCGCGGCAGTCCGCCTACCGCCAGGGTTTACGCGCGGATGCGGCGAGAGGTGGATTCCCGGGGGCGGATCGAGCGGTTACGGTCGGTGCTGAATGGTCATCCATTCCCGCTGCTCGGCGGAGAGCCAGGGGTGGGGAGGATTCCGGGCTCTCCGCTGAGCTTCACCCCAGATACGCGTCCAGCGTCACCGCCAACGCCGATTCCGGCGAAGGCGCGAAGCTCGCTCCCGCCAGTCCACCCCACAACCACAGTTGTGCGAGACCGTGCAACGCGCCCCACAGCGACGCCGCGACGAGCCGAGGAT
Encoded here:
- a CDS encoding sensor histidine kinase, with product MRIWRARPLLADSLLAAAVGLFLFAGAAVHHGSLGDRPGLPGLLLAVAGAAPLAVRRRYPIGVLIAVTVLVGAFALAGYRATLGRPDVLIAAYTVWARYPVRQAWPPSLFAMAGFEVTLLVSDSANPIGDTVIAVLQASATVLIGHSVYLRGLALHATAERADRAELAVVEERLRIARELHDVVSHHLSVISVQANLARYVFESAPDTARGALDTITGTTTEALDELRRLLSVLRPPHHEPGEYRPQPGLEELPALVSRVREAGLTVRLRVTGTPRTLPSGQQLCAYRVAQEALTNVLKHAPDSFASLDVEYLADALRLRVADSGGGPRADGNPAGHGLVGMRERARMYGGEIEIGPREPAGFEVVLTLPYPGRTSGEPQ